The following proteins are encoded in a genomic region of Oncorhynchus masou masou isolate Uvic2021 chromosome 32, UVic_Omas_1.1, whole genome shotgun sequence:
- the LOC135526479 gene encoding calnexin-like isoform X2, with the protein MELNVRCVVLLAVGLCSTLLLTTVAAHQEEEEPIMELAEDMGVEDELEDLGLGEELLDGEVEPEDADTPPGPPPAPKVTYKAPEPMGEHFFAESFDRGTLDSWVLSKAKKEDIDEDIAKYDGKWEVEDMKDSKLPGDKGLVLKSRAKHHAISAQLLRPFIFDTKPLIVQYEVNFQQGIDCGGAYVKLLSQTPDLNLDEFVDKTPYTIMFGPDKCGEDYKLHFIFRHKNPKTGEYEEKHAKKPDADLRTYYTDKKTHLYTLVVNPDNRFEVLVDQTVVNSGNLLTDMTPPINPAAEIEDPDDHKPEDWDERPKIQDPDAVKPEDWDEDAPKQIPDEDAVKPDGWLDDQPEYTSDPDAVKPEDWDEDMDGEWEAPQIPNALCETAPGCGAWQRPMIDNPNYKGKWKAPMIDNPNYQGVWKPRKIGNPDFFEDLHPFRMTPFNAVGLELWSMSSDIFFDNFFITNERHTAERWANDGWGLKKAAEGAAEPGLVNQMMTAADERPWLWVVYVLTVAVPLILIIVFFCTGKKAVAPAAADYKKTDEPQPDVKEEEEEKAEEDQVKEEKSQPAAGKKSDAEDSPAEKEEEDEEEEEEEEAAVNEEEEEEAANDQKQEDDVLRRSPRNTKGRKD; encoded by the exons ATGGAATTGAATGTGAGGTGTGTTGTGCTGCTGGCCGTGGGCCTGTGCTCCACGCTGCTACTGACCACAGTGGCTGCccaccaggaggaggaggagcctaTCATGGAGCTGGCGGAAGACATGGGCGTGGAGGACGAGCTGGAGGACCTGGGCCTTGGGGAGGAGCTTCTGGACGGGGAGGTGGAGCCAGAGGATGCAGACACACCACCGGGACCGCCTCCAGCCCCTAAA GTGACCTACAAAGCTCCCGAGCCCATGGGAGAACACTTCTTTGCCGAATCTTTTGACAGAGGGACCCTAGACAG CTGGGTTCTCTCAAAGGCCAAGAAGGAGGATATTGATGAGGATATCGCCAAGTATGATG GTAAATGGGAGGTGGAGGACATGAAAGACAGCAAGCTGCCCGGAGACAAAGGCCTGGTCCTCAAGTCACGTGCTAAGCACCACGCCATCTCAGCCCAGCTCCTCAGACCCTTCATCTTCGACACCAAACCCCTCATCGTCCAGTATGAGGTCAACTTCCAGCAGGGGATCGACTGTGGCGGTGCCTACGTCAAACTGCTCTCCCAGACCCCAGACCTTAACCTG GATGAGTTTGTTGACAAGACTCCCTACACCATCATGTTCGGACCAGACAAGTGTGGCGAGGACTACAAGCTGCACTTCATCTTCCGCCACAAGAACCCCAAGACTGGCGAGTACGAGGAGAAGCACGCCAAGAAGCCTGACGCAGACCTGCGCACCTACTACACCGACAAGAAGACCCACCTTTACACACTGG TGGTGAACCCAGACAACAGATTTGAGGTGCTGGTAGACCAGACAGTGGTGAACAGTGGTAACCTGCTGACAGACATGACCCCACCCATCAATCCTGCCGCCGAGATCGAGGACCCCGACGACCACAAGCCAGAGGACTGGGACGAGAGGCCCAAGATCCAGGACCCTGACGCAGTCAAACCTGAGGACTG GGATGAGGATGCGCCAAAACAGATCCCAGATGAGGATGCAGTGAAGCCAGACGGCTGGCTGGATGATCAGCCAGAGTACACCAGTGACCCCGATGCAGTCAAGCCCGAGGACTG GGATGAGGACATGGATGGCGAGTGGGAGGCCCCTCAGATCCCGAACGCCCTCTGTGAGACCGCCCCCGGCTGCGGTGCATGGCAACGGCCCATGATTGACAACCCCAACTACAAGGGCAAGTGGAAGGCCCCAATGATCGACAATCCCAACTACCAG GGTGTGTGGAAGCCCAGGAAGATTGGCAATCCGGACTTCTTCGAGGACCTCCATCCCTTCAGAATGACCCCCTTCAACGCCGTGGGCCTGGAGCTGTGGTCCATGTCCAGCGACATCTTCTTCGATAACTTCTTCATCACCAACGAGCGGCACACGGCCGAGCGCTGGGCCAATGACGGCTGGGGTTTGAAGAAAGCTGCTGAGGGAGCCGCTGAG CCCGGGCTGGTAAACCAAATGATGACTGCAGCAGACGAGCGTCCCTGGTTGTGGGTGGTCTATGTGCTGACTGTGGCCGTGCCCCTCATCCTCATCATTGTCTTCTTCTGCACTGGAAAG aAGGCGGTGGCTCCAGCTGCAGCTGACTACAAGAAGACAGACGAGCCTCAGCCAGAcgtgaaggaggaggaagaggagaaggctGAGGAGGACCAAGTCAAGGAAGAGAAGAGCCAGCCAG CAGCGGGGAAGAAGAGTGATGCAGAGGACAGCCCTGcagagaaggaagaggaagacgaggaggaggaggaagaagaagaggcagcagtgaatgaggaagaggaagaggaggcggcAAATGATCAG AAACAAGAAGATGATGTCCTCAGGAGGTCCCCTAGAAACACAAAAGGGAGAAAGGACTGA
- the LOC135526479 gene encoding calnexin-like isoform X1, with amino-acid sequence MELNVRCVVLLAVGLCSTLLLTTVAAHQEEEEPIMELAEDMGVEDELEDLGLGEELLDGEVEPEDADTPPGPPPAPKVTYKAPEPMGEHFFAESFDRGTLDSWVLSKAKKEDIDEDIAKYDGKWEVEDMKDSKLPGDKGLVLKSRAKHHAISAQLLRPFIFDTKPLIVQYEVNFQQGIDCGGAYVKLLSQTPDLNLDEFVDKTPYTIMFGPDKCGEDYKLHFIFRHKNPKTGEYEEKHAKKPDADLRTYYTDKKTHLYTLVVNPDNRFEVLVDQTVVNSGNLLTDMTPPINPAAEIEDPDDHKPEDWDERPKIQDPDAVKPEDWDEDAPKQIPDEDAVKPDGWLDDQPEYTSDPDAVKPEDWDEDMDGEWEAPQIPNALCETAPGCGAWQRPMIDNPNYKGKWKAPMIDNPNYQGVWKPRKIGNPDFFEDLHPFRMTPFNAVGLELWSMSSDIFFDNFFITNERHTAERWANDGWGLKKAAEGAAEPGLVNQMMTAADERPWLWVVYVLTVAVPLILIIVFFCTGKKAVAPAAADYKKTDEPQPDVKEEEEEKAEEDQVKEEKSQPAAAGKKSDAEDSPAEKEEEDEEEEEEEEAAVNEEEEEEAANDQKQEDDVLRRSPRNTKGRKD; translated from the exons ATGGAATTGAATGTGAGGTGTGTTGTGCTGCTGGCCGTGGGCCTGTGCTCCACGCTGCTACTGACCACAGTGGCTGCccaccaggaggaggaggagcctaTCATGGAGCTGGCGGAAGACATGGGCGTGGAGGACGAGCTGGAGGACCTGGGCCTTGGGGAGGAGCTTCTGGACGGGGAGGTGGAGCCAGAGGATGCAGACACACCACCGGGACCGCCTCCAGCCCCTAAA GTGACCTACAAAGCTCCCGAGCCCATGGGAGAACACTTCTTTGCCGAATCTTTTGACAGAGGGACCCTAGACAG CTGGGTTCTCTCAAAGGCCAAGAAGGAGGATATTGATGAGGATATCGCCAAGTATGATG GTAAATGGGAGGTGGAGGACATGAAAGACAGCAAGCTGCCCGGAGACAAAGGCCTGGTCCTCAAGTCACGTGCTAAGCACCACGCCATCTCAGCCCAGCTCCTCAGACCCTTCATCTTCGACACCAAACCCCTCATCGTCCAGTATGAGGTCAACTTCCAGCAGGGGATCGACTGTGGCGGTGCCTACGTCAAACTGCTCTCCCAGACCCCAGACCTTAACCTG GATGAGTTTGTTGACAAGACTCCCTACACCATCATGTTCGGACCAGACAAGTGTGGCGAGGACTACAAGCTGCACTTCATCTTCCGCCACAAGAACCCCAAGACTGGCGAGTACGAGGAGAAGCACGCCAAGAAGCCTGACGCAGACCTGCGCACCTACTACACCGACAAGAAGACCCACCTTTACACACTGG TGGTGAACCCAGACAACAGATTTGAGGTGCTGGTAGACCAGACAGTGGTGAACAGTGGTAACCTGCTGACAGACATGACCCCACCCATCAATCCTGCCGCCGAGATCGAGGACCCCGACGACCACAAGCCAGAGGACTGGGACGAGAGGCCCAAGATCCAGGACCCTGACGCAGTCAAACCTGAGGACTG GGATGAGGATGCGCCAAAACAGATCCCAGATGAGGATGCAGTGAAGCCAGACGGCTGGCTGGATGATCAGCCAGAGTACACCAGTGACCCCGATGCAGTCAAGCCCGAGGACTG GGATGAGGACATGGATGGCGAGTGGGAGGCCCCTCAGATCCCGAACGCCCTCTGTGAGACCGCCCCCGGCTGCGGTGCATGGCAACGGCCCATGATTGACAACCCCAACTACAAGGGCAAGTGGAAGGCCCCAATGATCGACAATCCCAACTACCAG GGTGTGTGGAAGCCCAGGAAGATTGGCAATCCGGACTTCTTCGAGGACCTCCATCCCTTCAGAATGACCCCCTTCAACGCCGTGGGCCTGGAGCTGTGGTCCATGTCCAGCGACATCTTCTTCGATAACTTCTTCATCACCAACGAGCGGCACACGGCCGAGCGCTGGGCCAATGACGGCTGGGGTTTGAAGAAAGCTGCTGAGGGAGCCGCTGAG CCCGGGCTGGTAAACCAAATGATGACTGCAGCAGACGAGCGTCCCTGGTTGTGGGTGGTCTATGTGCTGACTGTGGCCGTGCCCCTCATCCTCATCATTGTCTTCTTCTGCACTGGAAAG aAGGCGGTGGCTCCAGCTGCAGCTGACTACAAGAAGACAGACGAGCCTCAGCCAGAcgtgaaggaggaggaagaggagaaggctGAGGAGGACCAAGTCAAGGAAGAGAAGAGCCAGCCAG CAGCAGCGGGGAAGAAGAGTGATGCAGAGGACAGCCCTGcagagaaggaagaggaagacgaggaggaggaggaagaagaagaggcagcagtgaatgaggaagaggaagaggaggcggcAAATGATCAG AAACAAGAAGATGATGTCCTCAGGAGGTCCCCTAGAAACACAAAAGGGAGAAAGGACTGA